The following are encoded together in the Anopheles nili chromosome 3, idAnoNiliSN_F5_01, whole genome shotgun sequence genome:
- the LOC128726300 gene encoding uncharacterized protein LOC128726300, with the protein MGRKIHLERPKKGPGRKARKQPEPMFKFNKSEDDEQQKKMSRHQIQRLKKREQVKAKQKVEQKSKKALQKVSATVATGSFDPSEIFNLEKSRQKYQQLGQKSKQQSTVANGHNNGVAKKGLNLFDSDNEPDDDEQQHSVVRVKKSQMKKFLQQAESEDEDSDEDDSVNSDEDQDTETAADIEQEDDEDEDDKEELDEEEEDEDMEEDSDEQGEVSDEEEEEEDDDDDDMDDDDDDDDDDDEDMLPIEAANKKLKKRMAKEQKEADDEMAEAAKNRERFQFPTEEEIAQTANLQDVNIRIKDVIGVLADFSANRDPNKSRCEYVELLKKDLCLYYSYNEYFMGLLMDIFSPNELLEFLEASELQRPITIRTNSLKTRRRDLAQALINRGINLDPIGKWSKEGLVVYSSQVPLGATPEYLAGHYMLQGGSSMLPVMALAPEENERILDLCAAPGGKSSHISALMKNTGVLFVNDSNKDRLLAVLGNFHRLGIQNAVITCVDGIKYKDIMKGFDRVLLDAPCTGSGVISKDPSVKATKTDIDVQRCYNLQRRLLLTAIDCLSASSKTGGYLVYSTCSILPQENEWVIDYALKMRNVRLVSTGLDFGVEGMTRFGAHRFHPSMKLTRRFYPHTHNLDGFFVAKLQKFSDAIPKNISDGTTNGDAEDVEAEVEEIIVPKKIDKRDWYYKDIIEKRKAEREDTNHVVKVFQKPTNTKTKGTKKSKKAQHDESGKKEQTVPIKSAEEKLSNGKQKQVTKASNAETRDAEEALRLKKKLKQTQQQNGSARVLGKDKKNGNKKGKSLKNNAFKQKVGKVRKAK; encoded by the exons ATGGGTCGTAAAATTCATCTCGAAAGGCCTAAAAAAGGACCGGGAAGAAAAGCTCGCAAGCAACCGGAACCTATGTTCAAATTTAACAAGTCTGAAG ATGATGaacagcagaagaaaatgtcTCGTCACCAGATACAGCGACTGAAAAAGCGTGAGCAAGTAAAGGCGAAGCAAAAAGTGGAACAAAAGAGTAAAAAGGCTCTTCAAAAAGTATCTGCCACCGTTGCTACCGGTTCGTTCGATCCATCTGAAATATTCAATCTAGAAAAAAGCAGACAGAAGTACCAACAATTGGGTCAGAAAAGTAAGCAGCAATCGACGGTTGCGAATGGACATAATAATGGAGTAGCTAAGAAGGGCCTCAACCTGTTCGATAGTGACAATGAACCGGATGACGACGAACAACAGCATTCGGTAGTGAGAGTGAAGAAGAGCCAAATGAAAAAGTTTCTTCAACAGGCTGAATCCGAGGATGAAGACTCGGATGAAGATGACTCCGTGAATAGTGATGAGGACCAAGACACCGAAACAGCGGCCGACATCGAGcaggaagatgatgaagatgaggaCGATAAAGAAGAGTTagatgaagaggaagaagatgaagataTGGAGGAGGATAGCGATGAACAAGGCGAAGTTTCTGatgaggaagaagaggaagaggacgatgatgatgacgatatggatgatgatgatgatgatgacgacgacgacgacgaggatatGCTACCCATCGAGGCAGCAAATAAGAAACTTAAAAAACGGATGGCAAAGGAACAAAAAGAAGCTGACGACGAGATGGCAGAAGCAGCAAAGAATCGTGAACGGTTCCAATTTCCTACCGAAGAAGAGATAGCGCAAACGGCAAACCTTCAAGACGTAAATATTCGAATCAAGGACGTTATTGGAGTGTTGGCAGATTTCTCTGCTAATCGCGATCCAAACAAATCACGATGCGAATACGTCGAACTACTGAAGAAAGATCTATGTTTGTACTACTCGTACAACGAGTACTTCATGGGTCTGCTGATGGACATCTTTTCCCCGAACGAGCTGCTCGAGTTTCTGGAGGCATCGGAACTCCAACGCCCAATCACAATCCGCACGAACAGCCTTAAGACTCGACGTCGAGATTTGGCACAAGCCTTGATCAATCGCGGCATTAATCTCGATCCGATTGGTAAGTGGTCCAAGGAAGGGTTGGTTGTGTATTCCTCACAAGTGCCGCTAGGAGCAACTCCCGAATACCTTGCCGGACACTACATGCTGCAGGGAGGATCCAGCATGTTACCGGTAATGGCCTTGGCACCAGAAGAAAACGAGCGCATCCTAGATTTGTGCGCTGCTCCGGGTGGCAAGAGCTCTCACATTTCAGCGCTAATGAAGAATACGGGTGTACTCTTCGTGAACGATTCGAATAAGGATCGTTTACTTGCGGTGCTGGGTAATTTCCATCGGCTAGGGATACAAAATGCGGTCATCACCTGTGTAGATGGTATCAAATATAAAGACATCATGAAGGGCTTCGATAGAGTACTGCTCGATGCGCCCTGTACAGGATCGGGTGTTATTTCAAAAGATCCCAGTGTCAAGGCAACGAAGACGGATATCGACGTGCAGCGGTGTTACAATCTGCAAAGACGGCTGCTGTTAACTGCGATCGACTGCTTGTCGGCCAGCTCCAAGACGGGTGGTTATTTAGTATACTCCACGTGCTCCATTCTTCCTCAAGAAAACGAATGGGTCATTGATTATGCATTAAAAATGCGCAACGTGCGGCTGGTGTCTACTGGGCTTGACTTTGGTGTAGAGGGCATGACTAGATTTGGTGCACATCGGTTTCATCCGTCGATGAAGCTAACGCGCCGTTTTTACCCTCATACGCATAATCTGGATGGGTTTTTCGTGGCCAAACTGCAAAAATTCTCCGACGCGATTCCGAAGAACATCTCTGATGGCACAACAAATGGGGATGCCGAAGATGTGGAAGCGGAAGTGGAAGAAATTATTGTGCcgaaaaaaatcgacaaacGCGATTGGTACTATAAGGACATaattgaaaagcgaaaagctgAACGGGAGGATACAAACCATGTCGTGAAAGTATTCCAGAAGCCAACCAACACCAAGACCAAGGGCacaaaaaagagcaagaaagCCCAGCATGACGAATCCGGCAAGAAGGAACAGACGGTACCCATAAAATCAGCTGAAGAAAAACtatcgaacggaaaacaaaagcaggTGACAAAGGCTAGTAATGCAGAAACACGAGATGCCGAAGAGGCGTTacgtttgaagaaaaaattgaaacaaactcAACAACAAAACGGCAGTGCCAGGGTTTTAGGaaaagataagaaaaatggcaacaaaaaaggaaagagtttgaaaaataatgccTTTAAGCAGAAGGTGGGAAAAGTAAGAAAAGCAAAGTAG
- the LOC128726348 gene encoding cytoplasmic tRNA 2-thiolation protein 1, with amino-acid sequence MPVACGSNCGRNAFMRRPKTGDVLCKECFFVAFETEIHNTIQQEELFRPGEKVAIAASGGKDSTVLAHVMNVLNKRYNYGLNLVLLSIDEGITGYRDDSLKTVAQNRDDYGMHLRVLSYQELYGWTMDRIVAEIGRSNNCTFCGVFRRQALDRGARLMEVDCVATGHNADDIAETVIMNILRGDTARLRRCCDIKTGSKEADTIPRVKPLKYSYEKEIVMYAHFKKLVYFSTECVFAPNAYRGHARAFLKDLEKVRPSAIMDIIHAGEQLQIKGTVKKPVRGVCGRCGFVSSQQPCKACVLLEGLNRGLPKLGIGKKSKGKRMVELQEQQLREKAHLVKNDF; translated from the exons ATGCCAGTCGCGTGTGGTAGCAATTGTGGCCGAAATGCGTTTATGCGA AGGCCGAAAACAGGAGATGTGCTATGCAAGGAATGTTTCTTTGTCGCGTTTGAAACGGAAATACACAACACAATTCAACAAGAAGAGTTGTTTCGGCCCGGTGAAAAAGTGGCCATCGCTGCCAGCGGCGGAAAGGACAGTACTGTACTCGCGCACGTGATGAACGTTTTGAACAAGCGGTACAACTACGGATTGAATCTCGTGCTACTATCCATCGACGAAGGCATCACCGGGTACCGGGACGACAGTTTAAAAACGGTGGCACAGAATCGAGATGACTACGGCATGCATCTGCGGGTGCTATCATACCAGGAGTTGTACGGATGGACAATGGATCGAATTGTAGCAGAAATAGGCCGCAGTAACAACTGCACATTCTGTGGTGTATTTCGACGGCAGGCATTAGATCGGGGAGCTCGGTTAATGGAAGTGGACTGTGTAGCCACTGGACATAACGCCGACGATATTGCGGAGACCGTGATAATGAACATACTACGCGGTGACACGGCACGATTGCGACGCTGTTGCGACATCAAAACTGGATCAAAAGAGGCGGATACTATTCCTCGCGTGAAACCGCTCAAGTACAGCTACGAAAAGGAGATTGTGATGTACGCACACTTCAAGAAGCTTGTGTATTTCTCCACCGAATGTGTCTTTGCACCCAACGCGTATCGCGGCCATGCACGAGCTTTTCTAAAAGATTTAGAAAAAGTACGGCCATCAGCCATTATGGACATAATTCATGCCGGCGAGCAACTACAGATAAAGGGCACGGTAAAGAAGCCAGTGCGCGGAGTTTGTGGCCGGTGTGGATTCGTATCCTCACAGCAGCCTTGCAAAGCCTGCGTGCTGCTAGAAGGTTTGAATCGTGGGCTACCAAAGCTAGGTATTGGTAAAAAATCGAAAGGCAAACGAATGGTGGAGCTACAGGAGCAACAGTTGCGCGAAAAAGCACATCTAGTGAAAAACGACTTTTGA
- the LOC128724218 gene encoding cell adhesion molecule Dscam2, which translates to MNYQRHTQVDCSATPTGGPLKNYGSALVQFLVLVMLIDRTGRVLSSENLQMPNFLHELPSSVLFSNDTGSSQLVCQAYGGPQMIIQWILKDGSLVSSVPGLRQALPNGTLYFPPFAGHLFRTDVHDTTYRCRISYSYFVLLSHDIRVRAVVRQPYEVKVESAEVALGNTAFLKCFVPSHVREFVHVSSWFSEKEMLLPGRSDIGTRYVVTTPGGELCIRNVNEEDRLKRFSCVTVDTLTGERKTSEAVLPTLKDNAPNMAPYTGQKTVSELTASKGASVQLPCNVQGNPVPSFSWFRISDTGSLYTVPSSQRIVPSQSLLFIRNADERDAGRWICKAFNQFGEQKLEIHLTISNELVAHIHPQIQIINSGNSALLNCSIFGSEVNKIEWFHNGQELFANGRTERSMSLLSANTLKIDRVSKKDQGIYQCIVSNARSSAQGSSELKLGESPPEISYGFVEQNVRTSAYISLKCSAAGSPPPQFVWLLDYQPILDVSSLHRYTMDQFLDINSHVTTHLNISHVHGDDGGLYTCAASNSMGSASHKARLNVYGPPYVRAIGPITAVAGEPIEMHCPFSGHPIQSVRWVRGGNELVSGPRYSVADVKHGGYLKIYTVDPAQDRGPYTCIVTGPSGDEGRRELQLVVHSPPVIEPFAFPKIMKVGGRAQLTCSVSAGDMPIYFSWKKDGAPIAQDLHVSEKKEEFFSLLVLKDISARHSGRYSCFATNTAAQTNYTAELLVQVPPSWTQEPHDIAVVLGHPIVLPCEADGFPQPKITWFRGKGKLSTDFHSIPSKNNSLSVNYATSPDAGYYMCEAANGIGNSLKKIIHIDVNEAVHFDTPVKNVSARRNDAVMLECLALGDEPINIIWTHKNQRIDFNNYRYNIIEMKESVGVRSQLSISLTERYDSGKYVCTAENLYGTSEHVIYLAVQERPDAPSDLEVMEVSSRQIRLSWKRPYDGMSPVLSYLVQYQPVRLGKDLIPNAHRAGTDDTMVSWDNPLTVNVTFSKVNMIKSIDGGVRDETSIAGLLPATQYLLRMLAINEIECSSFTGPLVVRTQEEAPSEAPGGLKVKTGAMGELILTWQIPSRTSWNGELLGYTVSCVEEKTNINFIASLSNISNTTLTVHGWATTKTSIAHLKKFTRYALRIRTYNSIAPGPWSAAVYGTTSEDAPEAEPQNVSCSSLSSQSIRVLWQEPPPQFHNGVLQGYKILYRPLTKNNEFVLPFEIKRTSNLETYLQALLKATNYSVQVLSFTLSGDGVASVPVYCATEEDVPEAPAGIKALTLTADSILVSWLPPVHPNGLITHYTVYGKDHGKKGSTKHNIVRVDESGRPSMFEVRGLSENKKYDFWVSASTAKGEGDPTMVVSQTTNTRAPAKIASFSRMLKVPVGVSLVLECVAVGNPTPRTRWLTKDQAVTFSQYYVISQGFLKIHSVEPQIAGNFTCSAKNLFGEDDIHYTLIALQTPNVTQLAVQYTSFDSLRVTWEVASDGGASIQGYNLYFRTTTGTWSNVAIPNDQAAYTLNGLKCGTQYILKINAHNKVGVGMFTEELAVRTKGKAPHIPEERELFSTNSSCLNLFLTSWLNGGCPISHFSIEYRRLHTPFWTIVSSDLSGSDQHTNGSISFCDFVPATWYELKITSNNDAGKTMAQYNFATLTLSGEKVPPPEYKAMPEETNDTDPLQQEDFQWVQSAVMIVTIIVVVLSLVIGAKYRGILCFTSNSDRYSTQTLSADLSMKEQSENIRNQQVYSASPVKVINKEESAEMYEISPYATFNASTGRLCKEPRSLNPSNIDYSLQFRTFGHPECDLNATAYPLLESTGHMPGHIKGKSSWHKQQFYGTDETPMNLPSSTKSIAAKWDDGALRRMGQRNFGPSNYSESDSSSPINEFSNAPTFRIPSKTPCPNILHHESSTESIKELSPVRDHRANTPRHVHGSSAKGHFGHQLRTKDNHCLDMQPSSSTHRYHNKTYVTAAEFSETESDRERALDLEVQRAMEKAIRQDECKSSTR; encoded by the exons ACAAGCGTTGCCAAATGGGACACTCTATTTTCCGCCCTTTGCCGGGCATCTCTTTCGGACGGACGTGCACGATACGACCTACCGGTGCCGAATCAGCTACTCCTACTTCGTTCTGCTGAGCCACGATATCCGCGTACGGGCAG TGGTAAGACAACCGTACGAGGTGAAGGTAGAGAGCGCCGAAGTGGCGCTTGGTAACACGGCCTTCCTCAAGTGCTTCGTCCCTTCGCACGTGCGTGAGTTCGTGCATGTGTCGTCATGGTTCAGTGAGAAGGAAATGCTGCTTCCCGGCAGATCCGACATTG GCACTCGGTATGTTGTCACAACGCCCGGCGGAGAGCTCTGCATACGCAACGTCAACGAGGAAGACAGATTGAAGCGGTTCTCATGCGTAACAGTCGACACGCTGACGGGCGAGCGCAAAACGAGCGAAGCTGTCCTGCCCACCCTGAAAG ATAACGCACCCAACATGGCGCCGTACACCGGCCAGAAGACAGTGAGCGAACTGACGGCCAGTAAGGGTGCCAGCGTGCAGTTACCGTGCAACGTCCAGGGAAATCCCGTACCCAGCTTCTC CTGGTTTCGCATTTCTGACACCGGATCCTTATATACCGTGCCGTCCTCGCAGCGGATCGTGCCATCGCAGTCGCTGCTGTTCATCCGAAACGCCGACGAACGGGACGCCGGAAGATGG ATATGCAAAGCATTCAATCAGTTCGGCGAGCAGAAGCTCGAAATCCATCTCACGATCAGCAACGAGCTGGTGGCGCACATTCACCCCCAGATCCAGATTATCAACTCGGGCAATTCCGCTCTCCTGAACTGTTCCATCTTCGGCAGTGAAGTGAACAAGATCGAATGGTTTCACAACGGACAGGAGCTATTTGCGAACGGCCGCACGGAACGAAG CATGAGTCTGCTGTCGGCGAACACGCTAAAAATTGATAGGGTAAGCAAGAAGGATCAAGGAATTTATCAGTGCATTGTGTCGAATGCACGCAGCAGCGCCCAGGGAAGCTCGGAACTGAAGTTGGGAG AAAGCCCTCCGGAGATAAGCTACGGCTTCGTGGAGCAGAATGTGCGCACCTCGGCGTATATCTCATTGAAATGTTCGGCAGCCGGTTCGCCTCCACCGCAGTTCGTCTGGCTGCTCGACTATCAGCCCATCCTGGACGTTTCGTCACTGCACCGATACACGATGGATCAATTTCTGGACATCAACAGTCACGTAACGACGCATCTCAACATCAGCCATGTGCACGGGGACGATGGTGGTTTGTACACCTGTGCCGCCTCGAACAGCATGGGTTCGGCATCGCACAAGGCACGCTTGAACGTTTACG GACCTCCGTACGTGCGCGCCATCGGACCCATCACGGCAGTGGCCGGCGAACCGATCGAGATGCATTGCCCATTCTCAGGACACCCCATCCAGTCAGTGCGATGGGTGCGTGGCGGAAATGAACTGGTTTCCG GGCCCCGGTATAGTGTGGCCGACGTTAAGCACGGCggatatttgaaaatttatacCGTCGATCCGGCTCAGGACCGGGGGCCGTACACGTGCATCGTGACGGGACCGAGCGGTGACGAAGGACGTCGGGAGCTGCAATTAGTGGTACACA GTCCGCCCGTAATTGAGCCGTTTGCGTTTCCGAAAATCATGAAGGTCGGTGGCCGGGCTCAGCTGACCTGCTCGGTGTCGGCCGGTGACATGCCGATCTACTTTAGCTGGAAGAAGGACGGCGCCCCCATCGCACAGGATCTGCACGTGAGCGAGAAGAAGGAGGAGTTCTTCTCGCTGCTCGTTTTAAAGGACATCTCAGCGCGGCACAGTGGCCGGTATAGTTGCTTCGCCACGAACACCGCCGCACAGACGAACTACACGGCCGAACTGCTGGTGCAGGTTCCACCTTCCTGGACGCAGGAACCACACGACATCGCGGTCGTCCTTGGCCACCCGATTGTGCTGCCGTGCGAGGCGGATGGATTTCCGCAGCCGAAGATAACGTGGTTTCGCGGCAAGGGCAAGCTGTCCACCGACTTTCATTCCATTCCCTCGAAGAACAATTCCCTGAGCGTCAATTACGCCACTTCGCCGGATGCAG GCTATTATATGTGCGAGGCGGCCAACGGAATCGGCAACAGCCTGAAGAAAATCATCCACATCGACGTGAACGAGGCGGTCCATTTCGATACACCGGTAAAGAACGTGTCCGCTCGCCGGAATGATGCCGTAATGCTGGAGTGTCTGGCGCTCGGCGACGAGCCAATCAACATCATCTGGACGCACAAGAACCAGCGGATCGATTTCAACAACTACAG GTACAACATCATCGAAATGAAGGAGAGCGTCGGTGTGCGATCGCAATTATCGATTAGTCTGACCGAGCGGTACGACTCTGGCAAATACGTCTGTACGGCGGAGAACCTGTACGGTACGAGCGAACACGTCATCTACCTGGCCGTGCAGGAACGTCCGGATGCTCCATCCGATCTGGAGGTGATGGAGGTCTCTAGTCGACAGATTCGGCTTTCCTGGAAGCGTCCGTACGACGGGATGTCTCCGGTATTGAGCTATCTCGTGCAGTATCAGCCCGTCCGACTCGGCAAAGACCTTATCCCGAATGCACACCGAGCTGGAACAGACGACACAATGGTCTCCTGGGACAACCCGTTGACGGTGAACGTCACCTTCTCGAAGGTGAACATGATCAAAAG CATTGACGGAGGCGTACGAGATGAGACGAGTATCGCAGGTCTTCTACCGGCGACCCAGTACCTCCTGCGCATGCTGGCCATTAACGAGATCGAGTGTTCATCGTTCACGGGCCCTCTTGTGGTGCGAACGCAGGAAGAAGCACCATCGGAAGCGCCAGGTGGACTGAAAGTCAAAACCGGTGCCATGGGCGAACTCATCCTGACCTGGCAGATCCCAAGTAGGACGTCCTGGAACGGAGAGCTCCTCGGTTACACGGTCAGCTGCGTCGAGGAGAAGACGAACATCAACTTCATTGCTAGCCTGAGCAACATCTCCAACACCACGCTCACAGTACACGGCTGGGCAACGACTAAAACGAGCATCGCACATCTAAAGAAGTTCACGCGCTACGCCTTGCGTATCCGCACGTACAACAGCATCGCACCCGGACCTTGGAGTGCGGCCGTGTACGGGACGACATCGGAGGACGCTCCTGAGGCAGAACCCCAGAACGTATCATGCTCCAGTCTGTCCTCTCAGAGCATCCGGGTGTTGTGGCAAGAACCACCGCCACAGTTTCACAACGGCGTCCTGCAGGGCTACAAAATCCTCTATCGGCCGCTCACGAAGAACA ATGAATTCGTGCTGCCATTCGAGATCAAGCGCACCTCGAACCTGGAAACGTACCTGCAAGCCCTGCTGAAGGCAACCAACTATTCCGTCCAGGTACTCAGCTTCACGCTGTCCGGTGATGGTGTGGCCAGCGTTCCGGTGTACTGCGCCACCGAGGAGGACG TTCCGGAAGCACCTGCTGGCATCAAAGCGCTCACCTTAACGGCGGACTCGATTCTGGTGTCCTGGTTGCCACCGGTTCATCCAAATGGGCTCATCACTCACTACACGGTGTACGGGAAGGATCACGGCAAGAAAGGATCGACAAAAC ATAACATCGTGCGCGTGGATGAATCCGGACGTCCGTCGATGTTCGAGGTGCGAGGCCTGAGCGAGAACAAGAAGTACGATTTCTGGGTGTCAGCTTCCACTGCCAAGGGCGAAGGTGACCCAACGATGGTTGTGTCGCAGACGACCAACACACGAGCCCCGGCCAAAATTGCGTCCTTTTCGAGGATGCTCAAGGTGCCGGTAGGTGTGAGCCTCGTGCTGGAATGTGTCGCCGTAGGCAACCCGACACCACGCACCCGATGGCTGACGAAGGACCAAGCCGTCACCTTCAGCCAGTACTACGTGATATCGCAGGGCTTCCTCAAGATACACAGCGTCGAGCCACAGATAGCGGGTAACTTCACCTGCTCGGCCAAGAATCTGTTCGGCGAGGACGACATCCACTACACGTTGATTGCACTGCAGACGCCCAACGTAACGCAGCTCGCGGTACAGTACACCTCGTTCGACAGCTTACGAGTCACGTGGGAGGTTGCCAGTGATGGCGGCGCTTCCATCCAGGGCTACAACCTGTACTTCCGCACCACAACCGGGACGTGGTCGAACGTGGCGATTCCGAACGATCAGGCAGCGTACACGCTCAACGGGCTGAAGTGCGGCACTCAGTACATTTTGAAGATCAACGCACACAACAAGGTCGGTGTGGGCATGTTTACGGAGGAGTTGGCCGTGCGCACCAAAGGAAAAG CACCACACATCCCTGAGGAACGAGAATTGTTCAGCACCAACTCGAGCTGCCTGAATCTGTTTCTCACGTCCTGGCTGAACGGGGGCTGTCCCATATCacacttttccatcgaataCCGCCGTTTGCATACGCCCTTTTGGACAATAGTGTCATCCGATCTGTCCGGTAGCGATCAACACACCAACGGCAGCATTTCGTTCTGCGATTTCGTGCCCGCAACCTGGTACGAGCTCAAGATCACCTCCAACAACGATGCGGGCAAAACGATGGCCCAGTACAACTTTGCCACTTTGACGCTATCTGGAGAGAAGGTCCCACCGCCGGAGTATAAGGCCATGCCGGAGGAAACCAACGACACGGATCCGCTGCAACAGGAAGACTTCCAATGGGTGCAATCAGCGGTAAtgatcgtcaccatcatcgtAGTGGTTCTGAGTCT CGTAATCGGAGCGAAGTATCGGGGTATCCTGTGCTTCACGAGCAACTCTGACCGTTACAGCACGCAGACATTATCGGCTGACCTGAGCATGAAGGAACAGTCTGAAAACATTCGCAACCAGCAAGTGTACAGTGCGTCTCCGGTGAAGGTTATCAACAAGGAGGAGAGCGCTGAAATGTACGAAATTTCGCCCTACGCCACGTTCAACGCCAGCACGGGCCGATTGTGCAAAGAACCTCGCAGCCTTAACCCGTCGAACATCGATTATTCGCTGCAGTTCCGCACTTTTGGTCATCCGGAATGCGACTTAAATGCCACTGCCTACCCGCTGCTGGAGAGCACCGGCCACATGCCGGGACATATCAAGGGCAAATCGAGCTGGCACAAGCAACAGTTCTACGGGACAG ACGAAACACCGATGAATCTGCCAAGCTCAACGAAGTCCATTGCAGCCAAGTGGGACGACGGAGCCTTGCGGCGCATGGGACAGCGAAACTTTGGTCCCAGCAACTACTCCGAGTCGGACAGCAGCAGTCCCATCAACGAGTTCTCGAACGCACCCACCTTTAGGATACCATCGAAAACACCCTGTCCAA ACATTCTACACCACGAATCAAGCACGGAATCCATCAAAGAACTATCACCGGTGAGGGATCATCGCGCCAACACGCCCCGTCACGTGCACGGCTCGTCGGCGAAAGGCCACTTCGGGCATCAGCTACGGACAAAGGACAATCATTGCCTGGACATGCAACCATCGTCAAGTACGCACAG ATACCACAATAAGACCTACGTGACGGCGGCCGAGTTTAGCGAAACGGAAAGTGATCGCGAGCGGGCACTAGACCTGGAAGTGCAGCGAGCCATGGAAAAGGCCATTCGGCAGGACGAGTGCAAATCGTCGACGAGATAG